One Apostichopus japonicus isolate 1M-3 chromosome 14, ASM3797524v1, whole genome shotgun sequence genomic window carries:
- the LOC139979983 gene encoding clarin-2-like, protein MSLRRQKILYGVTLLVALVSLGCFFACIFSAEMVKGSVSNKDINAANFGNITVGLIWGTKQYNYGYGLRKAERFTVYNEHTSSTKGVTAAVLSFLCVACVFNVVGIFLSMENAFIVPIQTLQGPIGLYIWYSISGICAFISFLMYSILYPTQMRDNIDSDSEPDFTADVTHFGYAYWLLFTGTVLVGANVGLVHLARKSIESKVI, encoded by the exons ATGAGTTTGAGGCGGCAGAAGATTCTCTATGGGGTTACACTCCTGGTTGCATTGGTGTCACTGGGGTGTTTCTTTGCATGTATCTTCTCAGCAGAAATGGTGAAAGGCAGTGTTTCTAATAAAGATATAAATGCAGCTAACTTTGGCAACATCACAGTCGGACTGATATGGGGAACTAAGCAATACAATTATGGATATGGTTTAAGAAAAGCGGAGCGATTCACAg TTTACAATGAACATACATCGTCCACCAAGGGAGTTACAGCCGCTGTCCTGAGCTTTCTCTGTGTTGCCTGTGTCTTCAATGTGGTGGGGATTTTCTTGTCGATGGAAAATGCCTTCATCGTTCCTATCCAGACTTTACAAGGACCCATAGGTCTTTATATCTGGTATTCAATATCAG GTATCTGTGCCTTCATATCCtttttaatgtacagtattcTGTATCCAACTCAAATGAGGGACAACATTGATTCCGATTCGGAGCCGGATTTTACTGCTGACGTCACACATTTCGGTTACGCCTATTGGCTACTGTTTACCGGTACTGTTCTCGTTGGAGCTAATGTTGGACTGGTTCACTTGGCTCGGAAATCAATCGAAAGCAAAGTAATTTAA
- the LOC139979643 gene encoding uncharacterized protein produces MHELNCQTCNENMVVAKRCSRCKHSFYCSRRCQIKDWSNHKRLCQVIADRQSGDQEMKISHKLCMDQTANNRIQSDKEVNNSKDSHFTQTFSSFADNERTEKHSESNDDDAAKFVNITVMSNKKKHKLNVNITLSSTQMWDNIAAKIHVPAEQLKMIHKGHKIDKDDIHRVMAEKAVFQAIGMESLKEEGLDPDNISYIMRKMSTDRNTAISALRLKGDVIDAILYLGNR; encoded by the exons ATGCATGAACTAAATTGCCAAACGTGCAACGAGAATATGGTTGTTGCTAAGAGGTGCAGTCGGTGTAAACATTCATTTTACTG CTCTAGGAGATGCCAGATTAAAGATTGGTCAAATCACAAACGACTATGTCAAGTTATAGCGGACAGACAAAGCGGTGACCAAGAGATGAAGATTTCACACAAGCTTTGCATGGACCAAACTGCCAACAACAGGATTCAGTCAGATAAGGAGGTCAACAATTCTAAGGACAGCCACTTCACACAGACTTTCTCATCATTTGCTGACAATGAGAGAACAGAGAAACACAGTGAGAGCAATGACGATGATGCTgctaaatttgtaaatattacgGTGATGAGTAACAAGAAGAAGCACAAACTAAACGTAAACATAACTTTATCTAGTACACAAATGTGGGACAACATCGCAGCCAAAATTCATGTCCCAGCAGAACAGTTGAAAATGATTCACAAAGGACATAAAATCGACAAAGATGACATTCATAGAGTGATGGCAGAGAAAGCAGTTTTCCAAGCTATTGGGATGGAGTCCCTTAAGGAGGAAGGGCTTGACCCTGATAACATCAGTTATATTATGAGAAAAATGAGCACGGACAGAAATACTGCAATCTCTGCACTGCGACTTAAAGGGGATGTCATCGATGCAATTCTGTACCTAGGAAACAGGTGA